From Populus trichocarpa isolate Nisqually-1 chromosome 19, P.trichocarpa_v4.1, whole genome shotgun sequence, a single genomic window includes:
- the LOC112325497 gene encoding LOW QUALITY PROTEIN: putative disease resistance protein At4g10780 (The sequence of the model RefSeq protein was modified relative to this genomic sequence to represent the inferred CDS: inserted 1 base in 1 codon): MVGSNDPFWNYVEYRADGRMKCKFCPHTYAKDTSISRIKWHLSRERGHNVAICPGVTTEVQEKAFLAICGGNKRQKSTASSVNVNECGISTCPQEQNIEIENTAGGIGRVQREVQVVEPGVGEERITSHAIAGNDVVSMTGMRAQEDRVSEGALESRQRTEPVEEDVENSRRSVQVGAGARSSESLEYNKTIGIPLPPSSTKLVGQAFKENTKVIWSLLMDEDVLSMGIYGMGGVGKSTILRHIHNELLQKPDICDHVWWVTVSQDFSINKLQNLIAERLHLDLSREDDELHRAAKLSEELTKKQKWILILDDLWNNFELHEVGIPEKFEGCKLIMTTRSEMICHRMACQHKIKVKPLSNGEAWFLFMEKLGRYVELSPEVEGIAEAVARECAGLPLGIITVAGSLRGVDDLHEWRNTLNKLRESEFRDMDEKVFKLLRFSYDRLGDLALQQCLLYCALFPEDHGIPREMLIGYLIDEGIIKVKRSRKDAIDEGHTMLNRLENVCLLESAKMYYDDSRIVKMHDLIRDMAIQILQDNSQVMVKAGAQLKELPDAEEWTENLTIVSLMQNEIEEXSFQPFTNVSKSVHSISM; encoded by the exons ATGGTTGGATCAAATGATCCGTTTTGGAATTATGTTGAATATAGGGCTGATGGTAGGATGAAGTGTAAGTTTTGTCCACATACATATGCCAAGGATACTTCCATTTCGAGGATCAAATGGCATTTATCAAGAGAGAGAGGGCATAATGTTGCCATTTGTCCTGGGGTGACTACAGAAGTTCAAGAAAAAGCCTTTCTAGCTATCTGTGGCGGGAACAAAAGACAGAAAAGCACAGCAAGTTCAGTCAATGTTAATGAGTGTGGAATTTCAACTTGTCCACAAGAACAAAACATTGAGATTGAAAATACGGCAGGAGGGATTGGAAGGGTACAAAGAGAAGTTCAGGTTGTAGAACCCGGAGTAGGAGAAGAGAGGATTACTTCACATGCAATAGCAGGAAACGACGTAGTAAGCATGACCGGAATGAGAGCACAAGAAGATAGAGTTTCCGAAGGGGCACTCGAGAGCAGACAGAGGACAGAACCAGTGGAGGAGGATGTGGAGAATAGTCGAAGATCAGTGCAGGTTGGTGCTGGAGCTAGATCTTCTGAAAGTCTGGAATACAACAAGACTATAGGAATTCCATTACCTCCTAGCTCTACAAAGCTAGTGGGTCAAGCATTCAAAGAGAATACGAAGGTGATATGGTCTTTGTTAATGGATGAGGATGTCTTAAGTATGGGTATTTATGGGATGGGGGGAGTTGGTAAATCCACAATACTGCGACATATCCATAATGAGCTTCTACAAAAACCAGATATTTGTGATCATGTTTGGTGGGTGACCGTGTCTCAAGATTTCAGCATTAATAAATTGCAGAATCTTATTGCTGAACGTCTTCATCTAGACCTTTCAAGAGAAGATGATGAACTGCATAGAGCTGCCAAATTGTCAGAAGAACTAacgaagaaacaaaaatggattctcattttagatgatttgtggaacAATTTTGAGCTACACGAAGTGGGAATTCCTGAAAAGTTTGAAGGATGCAAGCTGATTATGACAACTCGATCAGAAATGATTTGTCATCGGATGGCTTGCCAGCACAAAATCAAAGTGAAGCCACTTTCTAATGGAGAAGCTTGGTTTTTGTTCATGGAGAAACTTGGACGTTATGTAGAACTTTCACCAGAAGTGGAAGGAATTGCGGAAGCTGTTGCAAGGGAATGTGCTGGTTTGCCATTGGGAATTATTACAGTGGCAGGAAGCTTGAGGGGAGTAGATGATCTACATGAATGGAGAAATACATTGAACAAATTGAGAGAATCAGAATTTAGGGACATGGATGAGAAGGTATTCAAGCTATTGAGGTTTAGTTATGATCGGTTAGGTGATTTAGCACTACAACAATGTCTCTTGTACTGTGCATTATTTCCTGAAGATCATGGGATTCCGAGGGAGATGTTGATAGGTTATTTGATCGATGAGGGGATAATTAAAGTAAAGAGGAGCAGGAAAGATGCAATTGACGAGGGCCACACGATGCTTAATAGACTTGAAAATGTCTGCCTATTGGAAAGTGCTAAAATGTATTATGATGATAGTAGAATtgtcaagatgcatgacttgatTAGGGACATGGCCATCCAAATACTGCAAGACAACTCTCAAGTCATGGTTAAAGCAGGTGCACAATTAAAAGAGTTGCCAGATGCAGAGGAATGGACGGAGAATCTGACGATAGTCTCACTAATGCAAAACGAGATCGAAG ATTCCTTCCAGCCATTCACCAATGTGTCCAAATCTGTCCACTCTATTTCTATGTGA
- the LOC127904794 gene encoding probable disease resistance protein At4g27220: protein MVLDLSRTGIENLPDSVSDLLSLTAFLLNDCRELRLVPSLKKLRALKRLDLSWTMLGKMPQGMECLTNLRYLRMNGCGQKEFPSGILPKLSHLQVFELERFPVLPITVKGKEVGSLRVFELERFTALPITVKGKEVGSLRNLESLECHFEGFSDFVDYLRSRDGILSLSTYKILVGEVFSYSEQCIEDFPSKTVGLGNLSINGDRDFQVKFLNGIHGLVCQCIDARSLCDVLSLENATELERISIRECHNMESLYEEAVPTCAAAKPRKPGKDLSEALVDYSCWENIDDFPSKTVGLGNLSINGDGDFQVKFLNGIQGLVCEFIDARSLCDVLSLENATELEFIDIRRCHNMESLVSSSWFCYAPPRLPSYNGAFSGLKVFCCDGCNNMKKLFPLVLLPNFVNLERIVVTECEKMEEIIGTTDEESSTSNSITEVILPKLRSLRLYELPELKSICSAKLTCNSLKDIIVMYCEKLKRIPICLPLLENGQPSPPPSLKEIHARPKEWWETVVEWEHPNAKDVLRPFVK, encoded by the exons ATGGTCCTCGATCTGTCTCGCACAGGTATTGAAAATTTGCCAGACTCTGTCTCTGATTTGTTGAGTCTCACTGCATTCTTGCTCAATGATTGTCGGGAGTTAAGACTTGTTCCATCATTAAAGAAGCTCAGGGCATTGAAGAGGTTGGATCTCTCTTGGACTATGCTTGGAAAGATGCCGCAAGGAATGGAATGCCTAACCAACCTGAGGTATCTTAGAATGAATGGATGTGGTCAAAAGGAGTTTCCTAGTGGGATATTACCAAAACTCTCTCACCTGCAAGTCTTTGAACTAGAACGGTTTCCGGTGCTTCCAATAACAGTTAAAGGAAAGGAAGTAGGATCCTTGAGAGTCTTTGAACTAGAACGGTTTACGGCGCTTCCAATAACAGTTAAAGGAAAGGAAGTAGGATCCTTGAGAAATTTGGAAAGTTTGGAATGCCATTTTGAAGGTTTCTCTGACTTCGTGGATTATCTCAGATCTCGGGATGGGATCCTATCATTAAGCACATACAAAATTTTAGTAGGAGAGGTGTTTAGCTATTCAGAGCAATGCATTGAAGATTTTCCAAGTAAAACAGTTGGGTTGGGTAATTTGAGTATCAATGGAGATAGAGATTTTCAGGTCAAGTTCTTAAATGGCATTCATGGACTGGTTTGTCAATGCATCGATGCAAGAAGTTTATGTGATGTTTTGTCATTAGAGAATGCAACTGAACTGGAGCGCATCAGCATTCGGGAATGCCATAACATGGAGAGCTTg TATGAAGAAGCTGTTCCCACTTGTGCTGCTGCCAAACCTCGTAAACCTGGAAAGGATTTAAGTGAAGCACTGGTGGATTACTCGTGTTGGGAAAACATTGATGATTTTCCAAGTAAAACAGTTGGGTTGGGTAATTTGAGTATCAACGGAGATGGAGATTTTCAGGTCAAGTTCTTAAATGGCATTCAAGGATTGGTTTGTGAATTCATCGATGCAAGAAGTTTATGTGATGTTTTGTCATTAGAGAATGCAACTGAACTTGAGTTCATCGACATTAGGCGTTGCCATAACATGGAGAGCTTggtttcatcttcttggttCTGCTATGCTCCACCACGATTGCCATCATATAATGGTGCGTTTTCTGGTCTTAAAGTGTTTTGTTGTGATGGATGTAACAATATGAAGAAGCTGTTCCCACTTGTGCTGCTGCCAAACTTCGTAAACCTGGAAAGGATTGTTGTTACTGAAtgtgagaaaatggaggagataataggaACAACAGATGAAGAAAGCAGCACCTCCAATTCCATCACGGAAGTCATTCTCCCAAAGTTAAGATCTCTGAGATTGTATGAATTACCAGAACTGAAAAGCATTTGCAGTGCAAAGCTGACTTGCAATTCTCTTAAAGATATTATTGTAATGTATTGTGAGAAGCTGAAGAGGATTCCAATTTGTCTTCCGTTGCTTGAAAATGGCCAGCCATCTCCTCCCCCTTCTCTTAAAGAAATCCATGCAAGGCCAAAAGAATGGTGGGAGACAGTAGTGGAGTGGGAGCATCCTAACGCAAAGGATGTCCTTCGTCCCTTTGTAAAGTAA